In one Trichlorobacter lovleyi SZ genomic region, the following are encoded:
- the istA gene encoding IS21 family transposase yields MLLVESIRKIRQAYHRDKKPIRQIAREFHLSKNTVKKIIRSDVTDQVYTRTEQPRPKLAAFEERLKGLLSEDAVKPVRHRRSAQLLFETLQREGFEGGYDSVRRYIQQQRKETGGGVAAAFIPLSFDPGEAFQFDWSYEQIELGGIIVKVKIAQFRLCNSRMPFCVAYTRESLEMVLDAHIKAFSFFGGACRRGIYDNLKTVVTKVLMGKDRVFNRRFLSLASHYLFEPIACTPAAGWEKGQVENQVGLVRKRFFAKRRTFTNLSELNQWLQEQCLDYAATQKHPDNPLLTINDLFKEERRQLLTVTVPFDGYLESDAKVSSTSLVSFDRNRYSVHVSAVGNPVTVRAYADRLTFVQSGRTVGFHKRHFGRDQVFYDPWHYLEALKKKPGALRNGAPFKEWNLPESIEQIRSALAKHRDGDRQFVGILAVVSYYGIEAVTQACTDALAANTISRDVVLNLLSRNDEEPTPTADPAAKLPVLIIPPVADCRRYDLLLAGGACATA; encoded by the coding sequence ATGCTGCTAGTGGAATCCATCCGTAAAATCCGCCAGGCTTACCACCGGGACAAGAAACCAATCAGGCAGATAGCCCGTGAGTTTCATCTGTCTAAGAACACCGTCAAGAAAATCATCAGAAGTGACGTAACCGATCAGGTTTATACCCGCACCGAACAGCCCAGGCCAAAGCTTGCTGCATTTGAAGAACGTCTCAAAGGACTGTTGTCTGAAGATGCCGTAAAGCCAGTCCGCCATCGTCGTAGTGCCCAGTTATTGTTTGAGACGCTACAGCGGGAAGGATTTGAAGGTGGCTATGACAGCGTCCGTCGTTACATCCAGCAGCAGCGCAAAGAGACCGGCGGCGGCGTAGCCGCAGCCTTTATTCCGCTATCCTTTGATCCTGGTGAGGCATTTCAGTTTGACTGGAGCTATGAGCAGATTGAGTTGGGTGGGATCATCGTAAAGGTCAAGATTGCTCAGTTTCGCCTCTGTAACAGTCGGATGCCATTTTGCGTGGCCTACACACGTGAGAGCCTGGAGATGGTTCTGGATGCTCATATCAAGGCATTCAGCTTCTTTGGTGGTGCCTGTCGGCGTGGTATCTACGACAACCTAAAAACCGTAGTAACCAAAGTCCTGATGGGCAAGGATCGTGTATTCAATCGTCGGTTTTTGAGTCTGGCCTCCCACTACCTGTTTGAACCGATAGCCTGCACTCCTGCTGCAGGCTGGGAGAAGGGGCAGGTAGAGAATCAGGTAGGCCTTGTGCGCAAGCGTTTCTTCGCCAAACGGCGGACATTTACCAACCTTTCTGAGCTAAACCAGTGGCTGCAGGAACAATGTCTGGACTACGCAGCAACCCAGAAACATCCTGACAACCCACTCCTGACGATCAATGACCTGTTTAAGGAGGAACGCCGGCAGCTTCTCACGGTAACGGTTCCGTTTGACGGTTATCTGGAAAGCGATGCCAAGGTATCTTCTACCTCCCTGGTCTCATTTGACCGCAACCGTTACAGCGTCCATGTCTCTGCTGTTGGCAACCCGGTCACGGTACGGGCCTATGCTGATCGTCTGACCTTTGTCCAGAGCGGCAGAACCGTAGGATTCCACAAACGGCACTTTGGTCGTGATCAGGTCTTCTATGATCCCTGGCACTATCTGGAGGCACTGAAGAAGAAGCCGGGAGCACTCAGAAACGGTGCACCGTTTAAGGAATGGAATTTGCCGGAATCTATTGAGCAAATCCGTAGTGCCCTTGCCAAGCACCGTGATGGTGACCGGCAGTTTGTCGGGATACTGGCGGTTGTCTCCTACTATGGCATTGAAGCAGTAACACAGGCATGCACTGATGCATTGGCAGCCAATACCATCAGTCGGGATGTCGTGCTTAATCTGTTGTCCCGAAACGATGAAGAACCGACACCAACGGCAGATCCTGCAGCAAAACTGCCGGTTTTGATCATACCGCCTGTAGCTGACTGCAGGCGGTATGACCTGCTGCTTGCCGGAGGTGCCTGTGCTACTGCGTGA
- a CDS encoding FAD-dependent oxidoreductase, which produces MKRKQVVQSQQDINTKEREQGMRKTLISRFVKYWMVLLACLTITPAHAASPEFTDEADVVVIGAGSSGLSATMTLLQGGVKKIIVLEQNPFPGGTSNVAEGVLGVESRMQRDRYLGPPMLTKDMVFKREMNYTHWKGNARLMRKFINMSGATINWLQDMGVPFEEVSQTTFDGVRTWHIVHEHGKGLIKVLFGKAKQSPNVKIMMETPATRLIANENNDVVGVAAKGKKGEIRINVNRHAILTHFRV; this is translated from the coding sequence TTGAAAAGAAAACAGGTGGTTCAAAGCCAGCAGGACATTAATACAAAGGAGCGTGAGCAAGGAATGCGAAAAACACTAATAAGCAGGTTTGTAAAGTACTGGATGGTATTGTTAGCATGCCTAACCATAACACCGGCGCATGCGGCAAGTCCTGAGTTTACTGACGAGGCCGATGTCGTTGTTATTGGGGCTGGATCTTCAGGCTTAAGTGCAACAATGACGCTCCTACAAGGTGGAGTTAAGAAAATAATTGTCCTTGAGCAAAACCCTTTCCCTGGCGGCACTTCCAACGTTGCGGAAGGCGTGCTCGGTGTTGAATCACGCATGCAACGTGATCGTTATTTGGGCCCCCCCATGCTAACCAAAGACATGGTTTTTAAACGCGAGATGAATTACACGCACTGGAAGGGCAATGCTCGGCTTATGCGTAAATTTATCAATATGTCCGGTGCAACTATTAACTGGCTCCAGGACATGGGAGTGCCATTTGAAGAGGTATCTCAAACAACATTTGATGGTGTTCGAACCTGGCACATTGTTCATGAACATGGGAAGGGCTTGATCAAGGTTTTGTTCGGCAAGGCAAAGCAAAGCCCGAATGTGAAGATAATGATGGAAACACCTGCTACACGCCTCATTGCAAATGAAAATAATGACGTGGTGGGCGTAGCTGCAAAAGGCAAGAAAGGCGAAATCCGCATTAATGTGAATCGGCATGCAATATTGACCCACTTTCGGGTGTAA
- a CDS encoding cytochrome c3 family protein — MTASYCICKTKTGFKYKFNIFIAAMLLVITSGYVFAQDKPVLADRHKNNGLTCEACHDTNPKQAVEGDKCLSCHENSAAVAKRTINLQPNPHSNHLLDIDCTKCHVGHKEQINYCQNCHSEMIFEKKTGGSKPAGH, encoded by the coding sequence ATGACAGCATCTTACTGTATTTGCAAAACAAAAACAGGTTTCAAGTACAAGTTCAATATTTTTATAGCAGCCATGCTTTTGGTCATTACCTCAGGTTATGTATTTGCTCAGGACAAACCGGTTCTGGCTGATCGCCACAAAAACAATGGGTTAACGTGCGAAGCATGTCATGACACAAACCCGAAACAGGCTGTTGAAGGAGACAAGTGTCTTAGCTGTCACGAAAACAGCGCAGCAGTAGCAAAACGCACTATTAATTTACAACCAAACCCACACAGTAACCATCTTTTAGACATAGATTGCACCAAATGCCATGTCGGCCACAAAGAGCAAATCAACTACTGCCAGAATTGTCATTCAGAAATGATCTTTGAAAAGAAAACAGGTGGTTCAAAGCCAGCAGGACATTAA
- a CDS encoding sigma-54-dependent Fis family transcriptional regulator encodes MKAEELDLRRILSFRPKGGTIQFMGHRAMIVDALAMGLLRKELIENLGNFAARTILTRFGYAHGWSTADNLCIEYPDLKDDPKTGPTLHMLQGILNVATNDVFHEPSFRISIRSQESYEAEQHLLHVGIPSDPVCWTLTGYISGYCSRMQGEEVYCIEHQCCAMGDAICRYEVRTREDWDEEIEPHLPFFRADTIDSVLHEVTAKLKKTERDIKVRRSLMDGDLGCCGLAAKSKTMRKTIDLARRIAKVESSVVITGESGVGKERIARIIHSESSRALRPFVAINCSAVTETLLESEFFGHARGAFTGANRDRIGLFEAANGGTLFLDEVGEISPGMQAKLLRVLQEKEIRRVGENSSRPVDVRIISATNRDLGNEVSAGRFREDLYYRLCIFELVVPALRERQEDILLLARCFLDKSTQKIGKEIIGFQPEVTDRLIQYEWPGNVRQLENTIEHAVVLCQGKRIGLDDLPKAVRSAQGGGSVANAIRKIDDLEREQILAAIKLLDGDKTEAAKQLGISLSSLYQKLKRYQTLPV; translated from the coding sequence ATGAAGGCAGAAGAACTAGATCTGAGGCGCATCCTTTCCTTCAGACCCAAGGGGGGGACAATACAGTTTATGGGGCACAGGGCCATGATTGTCGATGCACTGGCAATGGGGCTTTTGCGTAAAGAATTGATCGAAAATCTTGGCAATTTTGCTGCCAGAACAATTCTTACCCGTTTTGGCTACGCACACGGCTGGAGCACTGCTGACAACCTCTGTATCGAATATCCAGATCTTAAAGATGACCCTAAAACGGGGCCAACGTTACATATGCTGCAGGGGATTTTGAATGTGGCAACAAATGATGTTTTTCATGAGCCGTCTTTTCGAATATCTATTCGTAGTCAAGAATCCTATGAAGCCGAGCAACATCTCTTGCATGTCGGTATCCCTTCAGATCCGGTTTGCTGGACGCTGACGGGATATATCAGTGGTTACTGCTCACGCATGCAGGGTGAAGAAGTTTACTGTATTGAACATCAGTGCTGTGCCATGGGAGACGCGATATGTCGCTATGAAGTACGCACTCGAGAGGATTGGGATGAGGAGATTGAGCCGCATTTACCATTTTTTCGTGCAGATACTATTGATTCGGTGCTCCATGAGGTGACTGCAAAACTTAAAAAAACCGAACGTGACATCAAAGTGCGAAGATCTCTTATGGATGGAGATCTTGGCTGCTGCGGACTTGCAGCAAAAAGCAAGACCATGCGCAAGACCATAGATCTTGCCAGGAGGATTGCGAAGGTAGAATCTTCAGTGGTGATTACCGGTGAAAGCGGCGTAGGCAAGGAGCGGATAGCGCGGATCATCCATAGTGAATCTTCACGCGCCTTACGGCCGTTTGTTGCCATCAACTGCAGTGCCGTCACGGAAACCTTGCTGGAAAGTGAATTTTTCGGGCATGCCCGTGGGGCTTTTACCGGTGCCAACAGAGACCGGATCGGTCTGTTTGAGGCCGCGAATGGCGGCACCTTGTTTTTAGACGAAGTGGGCGAGATCTCGCCAGGCATGCAGGCCAAGCTGCTGCGTGTCTTGCAAGAAAAGGAGATCAGGCGGGTTGGTGAAAACAGCTCACGCCCTGTGGATGTCCGGATTATCTCCGCCACTAACCGGGATCTCGGTAATGAGGTCTCGGCGGGCCGTTTTCGAGAAGATCTGTATTACCGGTTGTGTATCTTTGAGCTGGTTGTGCCGGCCCTACGTGAACGCCAAGAGGATATTCTGTTGTTGGCACGTTGTTTTCTGGATAAATCGACACAGAAAATCGGTAAGGAAATCATTGGCTTTCAGCCTGAGGTAACGGATCGCCTGATACAGTATGAATGGCCTGGCAATGTGCGGCAACTAGAGAATACCATTGAGCATGCCGTGGTGCTGTGCCAGGGAAAACGGATTGGGCTTGATGATCTGCCGAAGGCGGTGCGTTCGGCTCAGGGCGGGGGGAGTGTCGCAAATGCCATCAGAAAGATTGATGATCTCGAGCGGGAGCAGATCCTTGCAGCAATCAAACTGCTTGACGGCGATAAGACTGAGGCTGCCAAACAGTTGGGAATAAGCCTCTCCTCCCTGTATCAGAAGCTTAAACGATACCAGACGTTGCCGGTTTAA
- a CDS encoding methyl-accepting chemotaxis protein, translated as MKNLGITAKLMVGFGLIALLLLGTLVIGIQALRDMQHKLGEVQRVYQLSHQASKVQASIYSINDRVKHMGHLENTEEKQALLQLNAKDRDIYLDALKKLEAGTLLAEGKKLVEDYKGATVSGRTMIKNLVEAAMTNDRPRYLSALQDGTKLTREVTDPALKKLLEYYNDQAELAAQKAQSASRTALIFMIVCGTIAIGAALIISFLVTSTIIRPIRSCMQVADAIATGDLTVHIDAQGKDETAVLMRAMGNMAQYMRETIGMLKTAATNVADAANRLQHTSTDMLAGTDTVASQALNVATAGNEMAATAGDIAQNCQMTAQSADTASSAARTGETVVQSTINAMATITERVKSAAGTVDSLGKRSDQIGEIVSTIEDIADQTNLLALNAAIEAARAGEMGRGFAVVADEVRVLAERTTAATREIGQMIKNIQEETRTAVSAMDDGVRQVERGALEAEKSGTALQDILSQITAVTGQIGQIATAAEEQTATTHEISNNMQQITATVGHATQHAKDTATAAQHLSGLAGELQQLVARFKLAA; from the coding sequence ATGAAGAATCTGGGGATTACCGCAAAACTGATGGTAGGTTTCGGCCTGATCGCGCTACTGCTGCTGGGCACGCTGGTCATCGGTATTCAGGCACTACGCGACATGCAGCACAAACTGGGGGAGGTGCAACGGGTTTACCAGCTCAGCCACCAGGCATCAAAGGTTCAGGCCAGCATTTACTCCATCAACGACCGGGTCAAACATATGGGACACCTGGAAAACACGGAGGAAAAACAGGCCCTGCTGCAGCTGAACGCCAAAGATCGCGATATCTATCTGGACGCCCTGAAAAAACTTGAAGCCGGCACCCTGCTGGCTGAAGGGAAAAAACTGGTTGAGGATTACAAGGGGGCAACCGTATCCGGCCGCACGATGATCAAGAACCTGGTGGAAGCGGCCATGACCAATGATCGGCCACGTTATCTAAGCGCCCTGCAGGATGGCACCAAACTTACCCGGGAAGTGACCGACCCGGCCCTGAAGAAGTTGCTGGAATACTACAATGACCAGGCAGAACTTGCGGCACAAAAGGCCCAGTCAGCCAGCAGGACCGCACTGATCTTCATGATTGTCTGCGGCACCATCGCAATCGGCGCCGCCCTGATCATCTCGTTCCTGGTGACCAGCACCATCATCAGGCCGATCCGTTCCTGCATGCAGGTTGCCGATGCCATTGCGACCGGTGACCTGACGGTGCATATCGATGCCCAGGGCAAGGACGAGACCGCCGTCCTGATGCGGGCCATGGGCAACATGGCCCAGTATATGCGAGAAACCATCGGCATGCTGAAGACCGCAGCGACCAATGTTGCCGATGCAGCCAACCGGCTCCAGCATACCTCGACCGATATGCTGGCCGGCACCGATACGGTGGCAAGCCAGGCCCTTAACGTGGCCACGGCCGGCAACGAGATGGCGGCAACCGCCGGGGATATCGCCCAGAACTGCCAGATGACCGCCCAAAGCGCCGATACGGCCAGCAGCGCCGCCAGGACCGGCGAAACAGTGGTGCAGAGCACCATCAACGCCATGGCCACCATCACGGAACGGGTCAAATCCGCGGCAGGAACCGTTGACAGCCTGGGCAAGCGTTCTGACCAGATCGGCGAGATCGTCAGCACCATTGAAGACATTGCCGACCAGACCAACCTGCTGGCCCTGAATGCAGCCATTGAGGCGGCCCGTGCCGGCGAGATGGGACGGGGCTTTGCCGTGGTGGCCGATGAGGTGCGGGTCCTGGCAGAGCGGACCACCGCCGCCACCCGTGAGATCGGCCAGATGATCAAGAATATCCAGGAAGAGACCAGGACGGCAGTCAGTGCCATGGACGACGGAGTACGCCAGGTTGAACGCGGCGCCCTGGAGGCTGAAAAATCCGGGACAGCCCTGCAGGATATCCTGTCCCAGATCACCGCAGTGACCGGCCAGATCGGCCAGATCGCCACTGCTGCAGAGGAACAGACCGCCACCACCCATGAGATCAGCAACAACATGCAGCAGATCACCGCAACCGTCGGACATGCCACCCAGCATGCCAAAGACACGGCTACAGCCGCGCAGCACCTGTCCGGACTGGCCGGGGAACTGCAGCAGCTGGTGGCCAGATTCAAGCTGGCAGCCTGA
- a CDS encoding sigma-54-dependent Fis family transcriptional regulator, which translates to MRAQDLDLRELLSFAPGGGIIRFMGKRALLFDAVALGLLRKELIDTLGTTAARSILTRFGYAHGRRTAEALRQEFPSLLEDSQTGPRLHTLLGLVEVANSTRTEGVEGVPLVEGDWLNSYEVEQHLLHLGRSTEPVCWSLTGFASGYVSAWAGKEVYFIETRCCAKGDAICHMQGRFKEQWGPELDEHLQYYQMESADNMLAELTEKLRTVENRLRVKKRQLSCLDGEGGEEECACITARSPAMRKTIEMARRIAKVESTVVISGESGTGKERIAQLIHEGSARMGRPFVAVNCGAVTETLLESELFGHVRGSFTGAAKDAVGLFEAANGGTLFLDEIGEISPGMQVKLLRALQEREIRRVGDNKARPVDIRVVAATNRNLADEVAAGRFRQDLYYRLRVIELRVPPLRERREDILPLARLFLDESARRSNRTITGFDAKAADQLLRYDWPGNVRELQNAVDYGVALCTGDHVQADELPEELRAAVFKPTVNGGIRPLEEMEREYILAALDAMGDNRTRTASALNIGIATLYRKLNEYGKGLK; encoded by the coding sequence ATGCGGGCACAGGATCTTGACTTGCGCGAGTTGCTCAGTTTTGCGCCGGGCGGAGGTATTATCCGGTTCATGGGGAAGCGCGCATTGCTGTTTGATGCCGTTGCTCTGGGGCTTTTGCGTAAAGAACTGATCGACACCCTGGGCACGACTGCTGCCCGCAGTATTCTGACCCGCTTCGGCTATGCCCACGGCCGCAGGACTGCAGAAGCGCTACGGCAGGAGTTCCCGAGCCTGCTGGAGGACAGTCAGACCGGCCCGCGTCTGCATACGTTGCTGGGGCTGGTGGAGGTTGCCAACAGTACCCGTACCGAAGGTGTGGAGGGGGTGCCGTTGGTGGAGGGTGACTGGCTCAACTCATACGAGGTTGAACAGCATCTGCTGCATCTCGGCAGATCAACGGAACCTGTCTGCTGGAGTCTGACCGGGTTTGCCAGTGGCTATGTCTCTGCCTGGGCGGGCAAGGAGGTCTATTTTATCGAGACCCGCTGCTGTGCCAAGGGGGATGCCATCTGCCACATGCAGGGGCGTTTCAAGGAGCAATGGGGCCCCGAGCTGGATGAGCATCTGCAGTACTACCAGATGGAATCGGCCGACAATATGCTGGCCGAGCTGACTGAAAAACTGCGGACGGTCGAAAACCGGCTCAGGGTCAAGAAACGCCAGCTTTCCTGCCTGGATGGCGAGGGGGGGGAAGAGGAGTGTGCCTGTATTACCGCCCGTAGCCCTGCCATGCGCAAGACGATTGAGATGGCCCGCCGGATTGCCAAGGTGGAATCGACGGTGGTGATCAGCGGTGAGAGCGGTACCGGCAAGGAGCGGATCGCCCAACTGATTCATGAGGGCTCGGCCCGTATGGGGCGACCCTTTGTGGCGGTTAACTGCGGGGCGGTGACGGAGACCCTGCTGGAGAGCGAACTGTTCGGCCATGTGCGCGGGTCATTTACCGGAGCTGCCAAGGATGCGGTTGGTCTGTTTGAGGCCGCCAACGGGGGGACGCTTTTTCTGGATGAGATCGGCGAGATATCGCCTGGGATGCAGGTCAAGCTGTTGCGGGCGTTGCAGGAGCGGGAGATCAGGCGGGTTGGCGACAACAAGGCCCGGCCGGTTGATATCAGGGTGGTGGCGGCCACCAACCGCAACTTGGCCGATGAGGTGGCTGCCGGTCGATTCCGCCAGGATCTTTACTACCGTCTGCGGGTGATTGAGCTGCGGGTGCCCCCGCTGCGGGAACGGCGTGAGGACATCCTGCCCCTGGCACGCCTCTTTCTGGATGAATCGGCGCGCCGCTCAAACCGGACCATTACCGGTTTTGATGCCAAGGCGGCTGACCAGCTGTTGCGTTATGACTGGCCCGGCAACGTGCGGGAGCTGCAAAATGCCGTTGACTACGGGGTGGCGCTCTGTACAGGTGATCACGTGCAGGCCGATGAATTGCCCGAGGAGTTGCGTGCGGCCGTGTTCAAGCCGACGGTCAACGGCGGGATCAGGCCGCTTGAGGAGATGGAGCGGGAGTACATCCTGGCGGCCCTGGATGCCATGGGGGATAACCGGACCCGTACCGCCAGTGCCTTGAATATCGGCATTGCGACCCTCTACCGCAAATTGAATGAATACGGCAAAGGGTTAAAATAA
- the moaA gene encoding GTP 3',8-cyclase MoaA, with the protein MALYDPFGRSINYLRLSVTDRCNLRCIYCMPAAGVHAIKHADVLSFEELLTVSRAAVAIGVEKIRVTGGEPLVRKGIIPFLAELATTPGLKRLVLTTNGILLPEMAAELRCAGVESLNISLDSLQPDTFDSITRGGNILKVFEGIKAAEEAGFKRIKINMVVIRGVNDHEVADFAALTLKRPYHVRFIEYMPTLRDDSWKARTISGSEILGKLALRYSLQAESKAAMDGPASYYRIAGAAGRVGVITPVSCHFCNECNRIRVTSTGIAKSCLFATETHDLKPYIHAGDDQALRDALRYVVTTKPEHHAIEERAQRNMTMPMSQVGG; encoded by the coding sequence ATGGCACTCTATGATCCGTTTGGAAGGTCAATCAATTACCTGCGTCTTTCAGTAACCGACCGCTGCAATCTGCGCTGCATCTACTGCATGCCCGCCGCAGGGGTACATGCCATAAAGCATGCGGATGTACTGAGTTTTGAAGAGCTGCTCACGGTCTCCCGGGCTGCCGTTGCTATTGGCGTTGAAAAGATCAGGGTTACCGGCGGCGAACCGCTGGTACGCAAAGGGATCATCCCCTTTCTGGCAGAGCTGGCCACCACCCCCGGTCTGAAACGTCTGGTACTGACGACAAACGGCATCCTGTTGCCGGAGATGGCGGCAGAACTGCGCTGTGCCGGTGTTGAAAGCCTGAATATCAGTCTCGATTCACTGCAGCCGGACACCTTTGACAGCATCACCCGCGGCGGAAACATCCTGAAGGTTTTTGAAGGGATCAAGGCAGCAGAAGAGGCCGGATTCAAGCGGATCAAGATCAATATGGTGGTGATACGCGGCGTCAATGACCATGAAGTGGCAGACTTTGCCGCTCTGACGCTCAAAAGGCCCTACCACGTCAGATTCATCGAATATATGCCGACCCTGCGGGATGACTCCTGGAAGGCACGTACCATTTCCGGCAGTGAAATCCTCGGCAAGCTGGCCCTGCGCTACTCCCTGCAAGCGGAGAGCAAGGCAGCCATGGACGGACCGGCCAGCTATTACCGGATTGCAGGAGCGGCCGGCAGAGTCGGCGTCATCACACCGGTATCATGCCACTTCTGCAATGAATGCAACCGGATCAGGGTTACCTCAACCGGGATTGCCAAAAGCTGCCTGTTTGCAACCGAGACCCACGACCTGAAGCCCTACATCCATGCCGGAGACGATCAGGCACTCAGAGATGCGCTGCGCTACGTGGTCACCACCAAACCTGAACACCACGCAATCGAGGAGCGGGCCCAGAGAAACATGACGATGCCGATGTCACAGGTGGGTGGCTAA
- a CDS encoding molybdopterin molybdotransferase MoeA has translation MISINAAQEIVLKHTTQIDSESVPLLEAIGRIIAVDMRAPHDLPLSNNSAMDGYALALRPGQEQWNVVDFIPAGLLRTAPVCQGDTVKIMTGAPVPAGCDTVVPIEDITEDGGVIRLNRSIKRGSNIRKQGEDILKGNLLIKSGHPVRPQEIGLLASFGWSTLPVYRKPRIAILATGDELLEIGSIPSPGKIINSNSYSLAAQLIQAGGEPVLIGIAADTRKATRDKIVEGLQADGLIISGGASVGDRDFVRETILELQGELQFSKVNMKPGKPATFATIGSKPVFALPGNPVAAMVCFEMFVRPAILKMLGYSQLMRPTVKAVLSGQVLNSGERPHLVSVRVAPEGDSYKASTITNQSSANLASLTAGNGLLRLEPHSLLLADSVVEITLLDPDLGTGDIHYGTL, from the coding sequence ATGATCAGCATCAATGCTGCACAAGAGATTGTCCTTAAGCATACGACACAGATCGATAGTGAGTCCGTTCCCCTCCTGGAGGCGATCGGCAGAATCATCGCCGTTGATATGCGGGCCCCCCATGATCTCCCGCTGTCAAACAACTCTGCCATGGATGGGTATGCGCTGGCCCTGCGGCCGGGGCAGGAACAGTGGAACGTTGTGGATTTTATTCCTGCCGGGTTACTGCGCACAGCACCGGTCTGCCAGGGCGACACAGTCAAGATCATGACCGGCGCCCCGGTCCCGGCAGGATGTGACACGGTGGTACCGATTGAGGACATTACGGAAGATGGCGGTGTGATCCGCCTGAATCGCTCAATCAAGCGCGGTTCCAATATCCGCAAGCAGGGCGAGGATATACTGAAGGGGAATCTGCTGATCAAGTCCGGCCATCCTGTCCGGCCTCAGGAGATCGGCCTTTTAGCATCATTCGGCTGGTCAACCCTGCCGGTCTACCGCAAGCCGCGTATCGCCATTCTTGCCACGGGAGATGAACTGCTGGAGATCGGTTCGATCCCCAGTCCGGGCAAGATCATCAACAGCAACAGCTACAGTCTGGCAGCCCAATTGATACAGGCCGGTGGAGAACCGGTGCTGATCGGCATTGCGGCAGACACCAGGAAGGCGACCAGAGACAAGATTGTTGAGGGGTTGCAGGCGGATGGCCTGATCATCTCAGGCGGCGCATCCGTGGGGGACCGCGACTTCGTCAGGGAAACGATCCTGGAACTGCAAGGCGAACTGCAGTTCAGCAAGGTGAATATGAAGCCCGGCAAACCGGCGACCTTTGCCACAATCGGCAGTAAGCCGGTCTTCGCGCTCCCCGGCAATCCAGTCGCGGCCATGGTCTGTTTTGAGATGTTCGTTCGCCCGGCCATTCTCAAGATGCTGGGGTATTCGCAGCTGATGCGGCCCACGGTCAAGGCCGTGCTGTCCGGACAGGTCTTGAACAGCGGCGAACGTCCCCACCTGGTCAGCGTCCGGGTCGCCCCGGAAGGGGACAGCTACAAGGCCTCCACCATCACCAACCAGAGCTCTGCCAACCTGGCATCACTGACAGCCGGCAACGGCTTGTTGAGGCTGGAACCGCACTCGTTACTCTTGGCTGACAGCGTCGTTGAAATTACCTTGCTGGACCCGGACCTGGGCACGGGGGATATTCATTATGGCACTCTATGA